The proteins below come from a single Angustibacter sp. Root456 genomic window:
- a CDS encoding GNAT family N-acetyltransferase, with protein sequence MHQTLVYDGDDCVGWCQYGSPAELPNIKNRKVYDKELASLPDWRIGCVFTGSRHRGHGVARAAVTATLEAIRAAG encoded by the coding sequence GTGCACCAGACCCTCGTCTACGACGGCGACGACTGCGTGGGCTGGTGTCAGTACGGGTCGCCGGCGGAGCTGCCGAACATCAAGAACCGCAAGGTCTACGACAAGGAGCTCGCGTCCCTGCCGGACTGGCGCATCGGCTGCGTCTTCACGGGTAGCCGCCACCGTGGCCACGGTGTCGCCCGAGCCGCGGTCACCGCCACGCTCGAGGCCATCCGGGCGGCCGGGTGA
- a CDS encoding cation-translocating P-type ATPase: MVGLTSTEAARALEDVGPNALPVAAPPRLLLRVLRSAKDPLVLVLLGAAVLTVVTRDLADAAVIGLVLVVNTVVSVRQEVGADRALEALSNLGAPECRVVRDGTERVVLVRDIVPGDLVLLGEGDLVPADGAVLEAVSLRVDESTLTGESVAIDKVAVGELAATADTSRLLAGTAVVHGRGTLHVDATGRSSSLGQIAAMLEGPRVVTPLQRRMARLSALIAAATIVLCAVVLGIGWVRGQDLELMVLAAVSLAVAAVPESLPAVVTISLSLAARRMARRHALVRNLAAVETLGSVTLLATDKTGTLTNASMSVVDWWPAPGVDPWHLRRAAALCNDATLDVGRDGGHAGDPTEVALLVAARADAHLGSDDLTRFPRVAEVPFDSVRKRMTTVHSTPDGELLLVCKGAPESLASTGLLDDGSALEEALRRSHSLSASGLRVLALAERRESRAGRSDGQLADDLRAGGRPLRLLGLVALQDPPRASAHATLESCRTAGIRVVLVTGDHALTATSIARQVGLAPEPLRQLDLSTQPLDRGDGLDVDVIARATPADKLSAIRIWQDEGHVVAMTGDGVNDGPALRRADIGVAMGQRGTEVARQAADLVIADDELATVVAAVEEGRRVYANIRRFLLYGLSGGMAEIVVMLVGPFAGMPLPLLPAQILWINLLTHSLTGTALGSEPVEVGSMTRPPRSPREGVLGGGLWWRIAVLMLVVAGVGGAAAWAVPASVAQSTLLVALGTAMLGVALGVRARAHRPRANPLLPVSVATSELLLVAAVELPPLQELMDTTSIGGAGYLASAAAGVAAWLLTRLMRVS; encoded by the coding sequence ATGGTCGGCCTCACCTCCACCGAGGCGGCCCGAGCGCTCGAGGACGTCGGCCCGAACGCGCTGCCGGTCGCCGCCCCGCCTCGGTTGCTGCTGCGCGTGCTGCGATCGGCCAAGGACCCGCTCGTGCTGGTGCTGCTCGGCGCGGCGGTGCTGACGGTCGTCACGCGCGACCTCGCCGACGCTGCGGTGATCGGCCTGGTGCTGGTCGTCAACACCGTGGTCTCGGTGCGCCAGGAGGTGGGAGCCGACCGGGCCCTGGAGGCGCTGTCGAACCTCGGTGCACCGGAGTGCCGGGTGGTGCGCGACGGCACCGAGCGGGTCGTGCTGGTGCGCGACATCGTGCCGGGAGACCTGGTGCTGCTCGGCGAAGGTGACCTCGTGCCCGCCGACGGCGCCGTGCTCGAGGCCGTCTCGCTGCGGGTCGACGAGTCGACCCTCACCGGCGAGTCCGTCGCGATCGACAAGGTCGCGGTCGGCGAGCTGGCGGCGACCGCTGACACCTCGCGACTGCTCGCGGGCACCGCCGTCGTCCACGGCCGCGGCACGCTGCACGTCGACGCCACCGGCCGCAGCAGCTCGCTCGGGCAGATCGCCGCCATGCTGGAGGGGCCGCGCGTCGTCACCCCGTTGCAGCGGCGGATGGCGCGGCTGTCGGCCCTCATCGCCGCGGCCACGATCGTGCTGTGCGCGGTGGTGCTGGGGATCGGCTGGGTGCGTGGCCAGGACCTCGAGCTGATGGTGCTGGCCGCCGTCAGCCTCGCCGTGGCCGCGGTGCCGGAGTCGCTGCCGGCCGTGGTCACGATCAGCCTGTCGCTCGCCGCGCGGCGCATGGCCCGCCGGCACGCGCTGGTGCGCAACCTGGCGGCGGTCGAGACGCTGGGTTCGGTGACCCTGCTCGCCACCGACAAGACCGGCACGCTGACCAACGCCAGCATGTCAGTGGTCGACTGGTGGCCGGCCCCCGGCGTCGACCCGTGGCACCTGCGTCGCGCGGCCGCGCTGTGCAACGACGCCACCCTCGATGTTGGCCGCGACGGCGGGCACGCCGGCGACCCCACCGAGGTGGCGCTGCTCGTCGCGGCTCGTGCTGACGCGCACCTGGGCAGCGACGACCTCACCCGCTTCCCTCGCGTCGCCGAGGTCCCCTTCGACAGCGTGCGCAAGCGCATGACCACCGTGCACTCGACGCCGGACGGCGAGCTGCTGCTGGTGTGCAAGGGGGCACCGGAGTCGCTCGCCTCCACTGGCCTGCTCGACGACGGGTCCGCGCTCGAGGAGGCGTTGCGGCGCAGTCACTCCCTCTCCGCCTCGGGGCTGCGGGTGCTGGCGCTGGCGGAGCGGCGCGAATCGCGGGCGGGCCGCTCGGACGGTCAGCTCGCCGACGACCTGAGGGCCGGTGGCCGACCGCTGCGGCTGCTCGGCCTGGTGGCCCTGCAGGACCCGCCGCGCGCCTCCGCGCACGCGACCCTGGAGTCGTGCCGCACCGCCGGTATTCGCGTCGTGCTGGTCACGGGCGACCACGCGCTCACCGCGACGTCGATCGCCCGGCAGGTCGGCCTCGCGCCAGAGCCCTTGCGGCAGCTGGATCTCAGTACGCAGCCGCTCGACCGTGGCGATGGCCTGGACGTCGACGTGATCGCCCGCGCCACGCCCGCTGACAAGCTCTCGGCCATCCGCATCTGGCAGGACGAGGGCCACGTGGTCGCCATGACCGGCGACGGCGTCAACGACGGGCCAGCCCTGCGGCGCGCCGACATCGGCGTCGCGATGGGACAGCGCGGCACCGAAGTCGCCCGCCAGGCCGCCGACCTCGTCATCGCCGACGACGAGCTCGCCACCGTCGTCGCCGCGGTGGAGGAGGGCCGCCGCGTCTACGCCAACATCCGCCGCTTCCTGCTCTACGGGCTGTCCGGTGGCATGGCCGAGATCGTCGTCATGCTGGTCGGCCCGTTCGCGGGGATGCCGTTGCCGCTGCTGCCCGCGCAGATCCTGTGGATCAACCTGCTCACCCACTCGCTCACCGGTACCGCGCTCGGCTCGGAGCCGGTCGAAGTCGGGTCGATGACACGTCCGCCTCGCAGTCCGCGTGAGGGAGTGCTGGGCGGTGGGCTGTGGTGGCGCATCGCCGTGCTCATGCTGGTGGTCGCCGGGGTCGGGGGTGCGGCAGCGTGGGCGGTGCCGGCGTCCGTCGCGCAGTCGACCCTGCTGGTCGCACTCGGGACGGCGATGCTGGGCGTTGCGCTCGGAGTCCGCGCCCGCGCGCACCGGCCCCGGGCCAACCCCTTGCTGCCGGTGTCGGTGGCGACGTCGGAGCTGCTGCTCGTGGCCGCCGTCGAGCTCCCACCGTTGCAGGAGCTCATGGACACGACCTCGATCGGTGGGGCGGGCTACCTCGCGTCGGCCGCGGCCGGGGTCGCCGCGTGGCTGCTCACCCGGCTCATGCGGGTCAGCTGA
- a CDS encoding MBL fold metallo-hydrolase RNA specificity domain-containing protein, producing the protein MAGTLTFLGGTGTVTGSRFLLRHGDGRYLVDCGLYQGERQWRRRNWEPFVPPAETIDHVVLTHAHLDHSGYLPALVRQGFSGPISCSAGTAALAEIVLRDSAHLQEEDAQAAREQGWSRHDPPLPLYDAADAERAIALFRPHPYGERGALGADVGFTLSRAGHILGSSSILLDVGDSRLLFSGDLGRPTHPVLLPRDDPPAATTVVVESTYGDRTHSAPRGERHEVLADAVRRTLQRGGSVVVPAFAIDRTELVLHELARLMRVGAIPAVPVYVDSPMALASLAAYRRPDLRPELRPDVGDDFFDLPGVQAARSVEESMRLNQPRHPCIIVSASGMATGGRVVHHLRYLLPDRRNTVVLTGYQAVGTRGRALQDGARQLKMHGRYVPVRAEVVMDEEFSVHADAGELVTWLQRLPSAPETVYVVHGEPEASRGLARRVQAETGWCVVVPEVGEKVRIG; encoded by the coding sequence ATGGCCGGCACGTTGACCTTCCTCGGCGGAACGGGCACGGTCACGGGGAGCCGCTTCCTCCTGCGTCACGGCGACGGGCGCTACCTCGTCGACTGCGGCCTCTACCAGGGCGAACGCCAGTGGCGGCGGCGCAACTGGGAGCCCTTCGTGCCACCTGCCGAGACCATCGACCACGTCGTGCTGACGCACGCGCACCTCGACCACTCCGGCTACCTCCCGGCGTTGGTGCGCCAGGGCTTCAGCGGCCCGATCTCGTGCAGCGCCGGTACCGCTGCTCTCGCCGAGATCGTGCTGCGCGACAGCGCGCACCTGCAGGAGGAGGACGCGCAGGCGGCGCGCGAGCAGGGCTGGAGCCGGCACGACCCACCCCTGCCGCTGTACGACGCGGCCGACGCTGAGCGGGCGATCGCGCTCTTTCGGCCGCACCCGTACGGCGAGCGCGGCGCCCTGGGCGCCGACGTCGGCTTCACGCTGTCGCGCGCGGGCCACATCCTCGGCTCGAGCAGCATCCTGCTGGACGTCGGTGACTCCCGCCTGCTCTTCAGCGGTGACCTCGGCCGGCCCACGCACCCGGTGCTGCTGCCCCGCGACGACCCGCCCGCCGCGACGACGGTGGTGGTGGAGTCGACGTACGGCGACCGCACCCACTCGGCACCTCGCGGCGAGCGGCACGAGGTGCTCGCGGACGCCGTTCGGCGCACCCTCCAGCGCGGTGGGTCCGTCGTGGTGCCGGCCTTCGCGATCGACCGCACCGAGCTGGTGCTGCACGAGCTGGCCCGGCTGATGCGCGTGGGCGCCATCCCCGCCGTGCCGGTCTACGTCGACAGCCCGATGGCGCTGGCCTCCCTGGCGGCGTACCGCCGCCCCGACCTGCGCCCCGAGCTGCGGCCGGACGTCGGCGACGACTTCTTCGACCTGCCGGGCGTTCAGGCGGCCCGCAGCGTCGAGGAGTCGATGCGGCTCAACCAGCCACGCCACCCGTGCATCATCGTGTCGGCGAGCGGTATGGCCACGGGCGGCCGCGTCGTCCACCACCTGCGCTACCTGCTGCCCGACCGCCGGAACACGGTGGTGCTCACCGGGTACCAGGCCGTGGGCACGCGTGGCCGGGCCCTGCAGGACGGCGCGCGCCAGCTGAAGATGCACGGGCGCTACGTGCCGGTGCGCGCCGAGGTGGTGATGGACGAGGAGTTCTCGGTGCACGCCGACGCCGGCGAGCTGGTGACGTGGCTGCAGCGGCTACCGAGCGCACCCGAGACGGTGTACGTGGTGCACGGGGAGCCCGAGGCCTCGCGCGGCCTCGCCCGACGCGTCCAGGCCGAGACCGGTTGGTGCGTGGTCGTTCCCGAGGTGGGAGAGAAGGTGCGCATCGGTTGA
- a CDS encoding universal stress protein, producing MSSPDAAHLATHRPFVVVGYDGSPAARAAVQWAAREAAELRGELRIVVAWLPDVGSWHHDPETVGRDAAEATADEAQQLAAPIVRGRAVVVTIVHQGAAADTVTHAAHGAELLVLGTRGHIGPVGTLLGSVSRRCVRLATEPVVLLGPEAVPQPEQRVVLTCHSGAAAASALTWATRRARRTARELHVLDTWSVGAMAGDLLATEVEDAAHDDAAKRHGATMAAVRAAVRGVATVTGVLVEGRAAHVEFERTLPGDLLVVPLDDTDHRPSLRYSRCPVVLVPVSTAMTTRHRRQAAVEAV from the coding sequence ATGTCCAGTCCAGACGCCGCCCACCTGGCGACGCACCGACCGTTCGTGGTGGTCGGGTACGACGGGTCGCCCGCCGCGCGGGCCGCGGTGCAGTGGGCGGCGCGCGAGGCCGCCGAGCTGCGCGGCGAGCTGCGGATCGTCGTCGCCTGGCTGCCCGATGTCGGCAGCTGGCACCACGACCCCGAGACCGTCGGGCGAGACGCGGCCGAGGCGACGGCGGACGAGGCGCAGCAGCTGGCTGCTCCGATCGTGCGTGGCCGCGCCGTGGTGGTGACGATCGTGCACCAGGGCGCCGCAGCCGACACGGTGACCCACGCTGCCCACGGGGCCGAGCTGCTGGTGCTGGGCACGCGCGGCCACATCGGCCCGGTGGGCACGCTGCTCGGCAGCGTGAGCCGGCGGTGCGTGCGCCTCGCCACCGAGCCGGTGGTGCTGCTGGGTCCCGAGGCCGTCCCGCAACCCGAGCAGCGCGTGGTGCTCACCTGCCACAGCGGCGCGGCGGCGGCGTCCGCTCTCACGTGGGCCACCCGGCGAGCCAGGCGCACGGCGCGCGAGCTGCACGTGCTCGACACGTGGTCGGTGGGTGCGATGGCCGGCGACCTGCTCGCCACCGAGGTCGAGGACGCCGCCCACGACGACGCCGCGAAGCGGCACGGCGCGACGATGGCCGCCGTGCGCGCAGCGGTGCGCGGCGTCGCCACGGTCACGGGGGTTCTCGTCGAGGGCCGGGCCGCGCACGTGGAGTTCGAACGCACGCTGCCCGGTGACCTGCTCGTCGTCCCGCTCGACGACACCGACCACCGCCCGTCGCTGCGCTACTCGCGGTGCCCGGTGGTGCTCGTGCCGGTGTCGACCGCCATGACGACGCGCCACCGCCGCCAGGCGGCGGTCGAAGCCGTGTGA